TGTATAATGCAGTAGCAAATGACGGAAAAATGATAGCGCCTGTATTCGTAAAAGAAATCAGGCATCTGGGAAATACTGTCGAACATTTTCAGGCACGTGTTATCAAAGATAAAATTGCTTCAGAACATGCCCTTTCCGAAATAAGGGGAATGATGGAAGGCACAATGATAGAGGGGACAGGTAAAACTCTTCGCAATCCGCTGTATACCTCCGCTGGTAAAACAGGTACAGCACAGATCGCTGATGGAGCGCGCGGATACAGACAACGGAAATATCAATCTTCGTTTGCCGGATATTTTCCTGCGGAAAATCCGAAGTACTCGATGATTGTCGTGATACGTAACCCCAGAAAGGGATATTACGGAGCGTCTACAGCAGGTCCGGTATTTAAGGAACTTGCAGATATGGTCTTTGCCAATGATTTGTCTATGCATGGAACATTTAGCTCCCGCAAGGTAAATCCGGCCGGAGGTAAGACGCCGTTGACGTTAAAAGGATCAAGGGAAGCATCGATGAAAGTCTATGAAGCTTTAGGTATACGCTCTTTCGACTGGAATGCCGTAGCACAGGGTGTCGTTGATACTTCGAGTCGCGGAGTTCCTTTTGTAGATGTGAGAGTTAAAGAAGGTGTAGTGCCGGATGTAAAAGGAATGGGGCTGATTGATGCCATGTATACCATGGAGAATGCAGGATTTAAAACATATGTATCGGGAAAGGGAAAAGTTATTGAACAATCACTTATTCCCGGTTCAAAGTTGAAGTTTGGAACACAGGTAGCAATTGTATTGAATTAAAAAGATAATGATAAAACTAAAAGACATATTGCATGCTATTCCGGTACAGGAAGTGGTGGGTCAGCTGGATGTTGAGGTGACTTCATTATGTTTTGATTCCCGTCAGGCGAATGAGGGTAGTCTTTTTGTTGCTGTTCGTGGCGTGCATACAGACGGACATTTGTTTATCGAAAAGGCTATTCAGCAAGGTTGTACTCTCATTATGGTGGAAGAGATGCCGGAGGAAAAGAACGAAGGGGTTACTTATATGATGGTTGCAGATACCGCTTATGCATTGGGTATTGCTGCCGGTAATTTCTACGGAAATCCTTCGCGTGAATTGAAGCTGGTCGGGGTGACAGGTACAAATGGTAAGACCACGATTGCAACATTACTGTTCAATCTGTTTACAGCTCTTGGGTATCATGTAGGCTTGCTTTCTACCGTTCAGAATCAGATCGGAGACCGTATTATTCCTGCCACACATACGACTCCGGATCCGGTAGCATTGAATGCATTGCTCCGGGAAATGGTAGATGAAGGCTGTGACTATTGTTTTATGGAAGTCAGTTCGCATGCTGTCGTACAGCAGCGTATTGCGGGGCTTCGCTTTGCCGGAGGTATTTTCAGCAATATCACACACGATCATCTGGATTTTCATAAGACATTTGATAATTACATAAAAGCGAAAAAGAAATTTTTTGATGATCTGGATCGCTTCGCATTTGCATTGACCAATGGAGATGAGAAGAATGGTTCTGTCATGCTACAGAATACGTTTGCGCATAAGAAAACATACGGACTAAAAGGTGTGGCTGATTTTAAAGCCAAAATTATTGAAAGCCATTTTGATGGTATGCTGCTCAATATTGAGGGACATGAAGTGTGGGTTAAGCTGGTTGGTGAGTTTAATGCTTATAATATTCTGGCAGTATATGGAGCTGCAATCTTACTGGAGCAGGAGACGGTAAAAGTCCTGACTGCCCTTAGCCAGATCACAGGTGCGGAAGGACGCTTTGAAGCAATCACATCTAAAAACGGAGTGATTGGTATTGTGGACTATGCTCATACGCCGGATGCGGTTGCAAATGTGCTGAGCACCATTAACAATCTACGCAAAAAAGAACAGCAGATTATCACAGTGCTGGGCTGCGGAGGCGATCGGGATAAAACAAAACGTCCAGAGATGGCTGAAGTTGCTGCCAAAATGAGTGATAAAGTGATTATAACTTCCGATAATCCACGCACCGAAGATCCGGTACAGATTATCAAAGATATGGAGCCGGGCATTCCTGCAGACAGAAAGAAAAATGTATTCTCGATCACAGATCGTAAAGAAGCTATCCGTGCGGCATGTCATCTTGCTCAGCCAGGCGACATTGTTCTTGTCGCAGGTAAAGGGCATGAAAAATATCAGGA
The Sphingobacterium spiritivorum genome window above contains:
- a CDS encoding UDP-N-acetylmuramoyl-L-alanyl-D-glutamate--2,6-diaminopimelate ligase; the protein is MIKLKDILHAIPVQEVVGQLDVEVTSLCFDSRQANEGSLFVAVRGVHTDGHLFIEKAIQQGCTLIMVEEMPEEKNEGVTYMMVADTAYALGIAAGNFYGNPSRELKLVGVTGTNGKTTIATLLFNLFTALGYHVGLLSTVQNQIGDRIIPATHTTPDPVALNALLREMVDEGCDYCFMEVSSHAVVQQRIAGLRFAGGIFSNITHDHLDFHKTFDNYIKAKKKFFDDLDRFAFALTNGDEKNGSVMLQNTFAHKKTYGLKGVADFKAKIIESHFDGMLLNIEGHEVWVKLVGEFNAYNILAVYGAAILLEQETVKVLTALSQITGAEGRFEAITSKNGVIGIVDYAHTPDAVANVLSTINNLRKKEQQIITVLGCGGDRDKTKRPEMAEVAAKMSDKVIITSDNPRTEDPVQIIKDMEPGIPADRKKNVFSITDRKEAIRAACHLAQPGDIVLVAGKGHEKYQDINGVKHHFDDREELEKTFNE